One genomic window of Streptomyces sp. NBC_01276 includes the following:
- a CDS encoding carbohydrate ABC transporter permease codes for MTAAATPAPPATPAAARDGGRGRGRGRPRAADRATGADTGLPHRRWWTPYLFLAPGLLMVVLFSLWPFVNTVVLSFTDAQILRGGSFVGFDNYTRAFADPDFWVATGNSVLYLVVVVPCLVLLPLALAVLVRTEVPGIGFFRSAFYTPVIASAVVVGLIWQWVLRSDGLVNTVFERIGVISGPIPFLTDSTMLLVSAMIVTVWKGLGYYMVFYLAALGNVPAALYEAAALDGAGPVRRFFSITVPQVKPMMLLVGTLSAISALRVFTEIYILGGESGGPGGGSRTLPFLIRQVGLGFSGETGYASALSILLFLLTLVFSLLGRRLSKGDEE; via the coding sequence GTGACCGCGGCCGCGACCCCGGCCCCGCCCGCGACCCCGGCAGCGGCCCGGGACGGCGGGCGCGGGCGCGGGCGCGGGCGCCCGCGCGCGGCGGACCGGGCGACGGGGGCCGACACGGGACTGCCCCACCGCAGGTGGTGGACCCCCTACCTGTTCCTCGCCCCCGGCCTGCTGATGGTGGTCCTGTTCAGCCTCTGGCCCTTCGTCAACACCGTCGTCCTCTCCTTCACCGACGCCCAGATCCTGCGCGGCGGCTCCTTCGTCGGCTTCGACAACTACACCCGCGCCTTCGCCGACCCCGACTTCTGGGTGGCCACCGGCAACAGCGTGCTCTACCTGGTCGTCGTCGTTCCCTGTCTGGTCCTGCTGCCGCTGGCCCTCGCGGTCCTCGTCCGCACCGAGGTTCCCGGCATCGGCTTCTTCCGTTCCGCCTTCTACACCCCGGTGATCGCCTCGGCCGTCGTCGTCGGCCTGATCTGGCAGTGGGTGCTGCGCAGCGACGGGCTCGTCAACACGGTCTTCGAGCGGATCGGCGTGATCTCCGGGCCGATCCCCTTCCTCACCGACAGCACCATGCTGCTGGTCTCCGCGATGATCGTGACCGTGTGGAAGGGCCTCGGCTACTACATGGTGTTCTACCTGGCGGCCCTCGGGAACGTGCCCGCCGCGCTCTACGAGGCGGCCGCCCTCGACGGCGCCGGCCCCGTACGCCGCTTCTTCAGCATCACCGTCCCGCAGGTGAAACCGATGATGCTGCTGGTCGGCACCCTCTCCGCCATCTCGGCCCTGCGCGTCTTCACCGAGATCTACATCCTGGGCGGGGAGAGCGGCGGCCCCGGCGGCGGGTCCCGCACCCTGCCCTTCCTCATCCGGCAGGTCGGCCTCGGCTTCTCCGGGGAGACCGGCTACGCCAGCGCCCTCTCGATCCTGCTGTTCCTGCTGACACTGGTCTTCAGCCTGCTGGGACGCCGCCTGTCGAAGGGGGACGAGGAGTGA
- a CDS encoding sugar ABC transporter substrate-binding protein, protein MTRSQLTRTALATLVAGSLLSLSACGLGGAGDTKEAEKTGRVAGEITFRTLQLKPVYTGYVQGVIDSFERKYPDVKVKWEDVPGDGYNEKLVADAQAGALPDVVNLSTDSFQLLGDRGMLADVATLDAAVAKDYVPGAWEQFRLPGKGDGVYAYPWYVTPEILTYNQDLFREAGLDADKPPTTVEQFFDYAEQIAARSGGRYSAFMADPKGRLPGDWQKMGVPLLNASRDRFTFDTDQAVAWAERMKDLYAKGAMPKESLLKADDINQLYGGGKLVFGPGSPGFVKDIRLNAPRIYAQTRVAGAVTGTLGHIGIYAQSLGIRKDTRHPDAAAEFAKWVTNGPNQVEFSKKATIYPSNAKGLADPYFSDAGDGKDAETLARAIGARQLATADLDANTPVEWTSQVGDAVAREMQKAVKGEEDARTAVRRAQEEANRLLAATVRK, encoded by the coding sequence ATGACTCGTTCACAGCTGACCCGTACGGCCCTCGCCACGCTGGTGGCCGGTTCCCTCCTCTCCCTCTCCGCCTGCGGCCTCGGCGGCGCGGGGGACACGAAGGAGGCGGAGAAGACCGGCAGGGTGGCCGGGGAGATCACCTTCCGCACCCTCCAGCTCAAGCCGGTGTACACCGGATACGTCCAGGGGGTCATCGACTCCTTCGAGAGGAAGTACCCGGACGTCAAGGTGAAGTGGGAGGACGTCCCGGGCGACGGCTACAACGAGAAGCTCGTCGCCGACGCCCAGGCCGGAGCCCTCCCCGACGTGGTCAACCTCTCCACGGACTCCTTCCAGCTGCTCGGCGACCGCGGCATGCTCGCCGACGTCGCCACGCTCGACGCGGCCGTCGCCAAGGACTACGTCCCCGGCGCCTGGGAGCAGTTCAGACTCCCCGGCAAGGGCGACGGCGTGTACGCCTACCCCTGGTACGTGACCCCCGAGATCCTCACCTACAACCAGGACCTCTTCCGCGAGGCCGGCCTCGACGCGGACAAACCCCCCACCACCGTCGAGCAGTTCTTCGACTACGCCGAGCAGATCGCCGCCCGCTCCGGCGGCCGGTACTCCGCCTTCATGGCCGACCCCAAGGGCCGGCTCCCCGGCGACTGGCAGAAGATGGGCGTCCCGCTCCTGAACGCCTCACGGGACCGCTTCACCTTCGACACCGACCAGGCCGTCGCGTGGGCCGAGCGGATGAAGGACCTCTACGCCAAGGGCGCCATGCCCAAGGAGTCCCTCCTCAAGGCCGACGACATCAACCAGCTCTACGGCGGCGGCAAGCTGGTCTTCGGCCCCGGCTCCCCGGGCTTCGTCAAGGACATCAGGCTCAACGCCCCCCGGATCTACGCACAGACCCGCGTCGCCGGCGCGGTCACCGGCACCCTCGGCCACATCGGCATCTACGCCCAGTCCCTCGGCATCAGGAAGGACACCCGGCACCCGGACGCCGCCGCCGAGTTCGCCAAATGGGTGACCAACGGCCCCAACCAGGTGGAGTTCTCCAAGAAGGCCACCATCTACCCCTCCAACGCCAAGGGCCTGGCCGACCCGTACTTCTCCGACGCGGGCGACGGCAAGGACGCCGAGACCCTCGCCCGTGCGATCGGTGCCCGACAGCTCGCCACCGCCGACCTGGACGCCAACACGCCCGTCGAGTGGACCAGTCAGGTCGGCGACGCGGTGGCGCGCGAGATGCAGAAGGCCGTCAAGGGGGAGGAGGACGCCCGGACGGCGGTGCGCAGGGCCCAGGAGGAAGCCAACCGGCTGCTGGCCGCGACGGTGCGGAAGTGA
- the mdlC gene encoding benzoylformate decarboxylase: MRTVRESVLDVLRTRGMTTVFGNPGSTELPMLKHFPDDFRYVLGLQEAVVVGMADGFALASGTTALVNLHTGPGTGNAMGAILNARANRTPMVVTAGQQVRAMLTMEALLANPQSTLLPQPAVKWAYEPPRPADVAPALARAAQIAETPPQGPVFVSLPMDDFDVVIDEAEDRAAQRTAARTVTHAAVPSAEAVRALAARLAGARSAVLVVGNDVDAGGAWDAVVALADRTGLPVWSAPTEGRCAFPKSHPRYRGTLPPAIAPLARCLEGHDLVLVIGAPVFCYYPYVPGAYLPEGAELVQLTRDAEEAARAPVGDALVADLALTVRALLAELPERRAQEAAPRIERAVSYAETDGMLTPLAAMSAIAQGAPENTLWINESPSNLGQFHDATRISTPGSFLFTAGGGLGFGLAAAVGAQLGAPDRPVVCVIGDGSTHYAVQALWTAAAYRIPATFVVLSNQRYAILQWFAQVERAQGAPGLEIPGLDITSIATGYGVPAHRATGAGELTKLVRESALQQDGPVLIDVPVATELPSM; encoded by the coding sequence ATGCGTACGGTCCGCGAGTCGGTCCTGGACGTCCTGCGCACACGCGGGATGACCACGGTGTTCGGGAACCCGGGCTCCACCGAACTGCCCATGCTCAAGCACTTCCCCGACGACTTCCGCTACGTACTGGGCCTGCAGGAGGCCGTCGTCGTGGGCATGGCCGACGGCTTCGCCCTCGCCTCCGGCACCACCGCCCTGGTCAACCTGCACACCGGCCCGGGTACGGGCAACGCCATGGGCGCGATCCTCAACGCCCGTGCGAACCGGACCCCGATGGTGGTCACCGCCGGCCAGCAGGTCCGCGCGATGCTCACCATGGAGGCCCTGCTGGCCAATCCGCAGTCCACCCTCCTGCCGCAGCCCGCCGTCAAGTGGGCGTACGAGCCGCCGCGCCCGGCCGACGTGGCGCCGGCCCTCGCCCGCGCGGCCCAGATCGCCGAAACCCCGCCGCAGGGACCGGTGTTCGTCTCGCTGCCGATGGACGACTTCGACGTGGTGATCGACGAGGCCGAGGACCGGGCCGCGCAGCGGACCGCCGCCCGTACCGTCACCCATGCGGCCGTGCCGTCCGCCGAGGCGGTAAGGGCGCTGGCCGCCCGCCTGGCGGGTGCCCGCAGCGCCGTCCTGGTCGTCGGCAACGACGTGGACGCGGGCGGGGCCTGGGACGCGGTCGTGGCCCTGGCCGACCGCACCGGGCTGCCCGTGTGGTCGGCGCCCACCGAGGGCCGGTGCGCGTTCCCCAAGTCCCATCCCCGCTACCGGGGGACGCTGCCGCCGGCCATCGCGCCGCTCGCGCGCTGCCTGGAGGGCCACGACCTGGTCCTCGTCATCGGCGCCCCGGTGTTCTGCTACTACCCGTACGTCCCCGGCGCCTACCTGCCCGAGGGCGCCGAGCTGGTGCAGCTCACCCGCGACGCGGAGGAGGCGGCCCGCGCCCCCGTCGGGGACGCCCTGGTCGCCGACCTGGCGCTGACCGTACGGGCGCTGCTGGCGGAGCTGCCGGAGCGGCGGGCCCAGGAGGCCGCGCCGCGCATCGAGCGGGCCGTCTCCTACGCGGAGACGGACGGGATGCTGACCCCGCTCGCCGCGATGTCGGCGATCGCCCAGGGCGCCCCCGAGAACACCCTCTGGATCAACGAATCGCCGTCCAACCTGGGCCAGTTCCACGACGCGACCCGGATCAGCACCCCCGGTTCCTTCCTCTTCACCGCGGGCGGTGGCCTGGGCTTCGGTCTCGCCGCGGCCGTCGGAGCGCAGCTCGGCGCCCCCGACCGGCCGGTGGTCTGCGTCATCGGTGACGGTTCGACCCACTACGCCGTCCAGGCGCTGTGGACCGCCGCCGCCTACCGGATCCCGGCGACCTTCGTCGTCCTGAGTAACCAGCGCTACGCCATCCTCCAGTGGTTCGCCCAGGTCGAGCGGGCCCAGGGCGCGCCCGGCCTGGAGATCCCGGGCCTGGACATCACCTCCATCGCCACGGGCTACGGCGTACCGGCCCACCGGGCGACCGGCGCGGGCGAACTCACCAAGCTCGTACGGGAGTCGGCCCTCCAGCAGGACGGCCCGGTGCTCATCGACGTGCCCGTAGCCACCGAACTCCCCTCGATGTAG
- a CDS encoding FAD-binding oxidoreductase — translation MPPTTDTPLLLSALRSELPDEALLTDPAVLAAHSRDSAPFSACGTPAVVAVPRTAEQVAHVMRTSYALGVPVVPQGARTGLAGAANAVDGCIVLSTAAMDRILSVDPANRLVRCEPGVTTRRLADAVAGHGLTYPPDPASWEHCTIGGNIATGAGGICCVKYGVTADYVLGLDLVLPDGRRLRTGRDTVKGVAGYDLTRLVVGSEGTLAVVVGATLALRPARPPALSLLAQFPSLKAAGEAVAAITAAGHTPSALELLDRATTEAVVDLGRHRLLRTGSAATLIVESDGADPSSDLTAMELLCKEAGADHIATAATAEEAREIIEARRLVSPALAAYMASRGGGLTAFIEDVAVPRSALPELVGQIERIASQHRLQIFTLGHAGDGNLHPTVVFDESDADESARARSAYDDIMEAGLALGGTTTGEHGVGTLKRDWLERELGPVSLELQRGLKRLFDPRNLLNPGKVVTS, via the coding sequence ATGCCCCCCACCACCGACACGCCCCTCCTGCTGTCCGCGCTCCGCTCCGAGCTCCCCGACGAGGCCCTGCTCACCGACCCGGCGGTGCTGGCGGCGCACTCCCGGGACTCCGCGCCCTTCTCCGCGTGCGGGACCCCGGCCGTCGTCGCCGTCCCCCGAACCGCCGAGCAGGTCGCGCACGTCATGCGCACCTCCTACGCGCTCGGCGTGCCGGTCGTGCCGCAGGGCGCCCGGACCGGGCTCGCGGGCGCCGCGAACGCGGTCGACGGCTGCATCGTGCTGTCCACGGCCGCGATGGACCGGATCCTCTCCGTCGACCCGGCCAACCGGCTGGTGCGCTGCGAACCGGGGGTGACCACGCGCCGCCTGGCCGACGCCGTCGCCGGGCACGGGCTGACGTACCCGCCGGACCCCGCCTCCTGGGAGCACTGCACCATCGGCGGGAACATCGCCACCGGCGCGGGCGGCATCTGCTGCGTCAAGTACGGGGTCACCGCCGACTACGTCCTCGGCCTGGACCTCGTCCTCCCCGACGGCCGCCGGCTGCGCACGGGCCGGGACACCGTCAAGGGCGTCGCCGGCTACGACCTCACCCGGCTGGTCGTCGGCTCCGAGGGCACCCTGGCCGTGGTCGTCGGGGCCACCCTCGCCCTGCGGCCCGCCCGGCCGCCGGCCCTCTCCCTCCTCGCGCAGTTCCCCTCCCTCAAGGCGGCCGGCGAGGCCGTCGCCGCGATCACCGCCGCCGGGCACACCCCGTCCGCGCTGGAACTCCTCGACCGGGCCACCACGGAGGCCGTCGTGGACCTCGGCCGCCACCGGCTGCTGCGCACCGGGAGCGCCGCCACGCTGATCGTGGAGAGCGACGGCGCCGACCCCTCGTCGGACCTGACCGCCATGGAGCTGCTCTGCAAGGAGGCCGGGGCCGACCACATCGCCACCGCCGCGACCGCCGAGGAGGCCCGGGAGATCATCGAGGCGCGCCGGCTGGTCAGTCCGGCGCTCGCGGCGTACATGGCCTCCCGGGGCGGCGGGCTGACCGCGTTCATCGAGGACGTGGCGGTGCCGCGGTCCGCGCTGCCGGAGCTGGTCGGGCAGATCGAGCGGATCGCCTCGCAGCACCGGCTGCAGATCTTCACCCTCGGCCACGCGGGGGACGGGAACCTGCACCCCACCGTGGTCTTCGACGAGTCCGACGCGGACGAGTCGGCCCGCGCCCGGTCGGCGTACGACGACATCATGGAGGCCGGTCTGGCCCTGGGTGGCACGACCACCGGGGAACACGGCGTCGGCACCCTGAAGCGGGACTGGCTGGAGCGCGAACTGGGGCCCGTGTCCCTGGAGTTGCAGCGGGGCCTCAAGCGGCTCTTCGATCCGCGGAACCTCCTCAACCCCGGAAAGGTGGTCACGTCATGA
- a CDS encoding cytochrome P450, producing MTQSAETGTGAAGRRPSGAPRAAGTGSAARPAPAPLPPVRAGLAETVRFVATHTLPVFVRGVANPRFGVMSLYSRVNQPAWSNATLRAMRARHRGAPVMVRALSGEMLVLLDQADVRRFFEEPVSTLAMDAKDKYDSLSVFEPTGVICSHGPVREDRRRVNDRALAADRPVHPSCEEFRTVVEEECRRLTERSAVGFPLFWKAMTRISRRVVLGDQAAEDQELSDRLVTLRGHANWMGRRRPEAAKALYAEVEDRIARYAASAPAHTLAARALSEPSPDGTDPLGQTHHWLLGVDLAAPVVLRTLFLLAHHPAEQEAAHADAAAGTAGLPRLRACLEESVRLYPIVPDLVRVTRTETEWRGVRYPAGTNVLVPMGFHQRDPEQVDGGNLFAPGRWLVPDVHGDTRVAPFSHGGARCPGEHIALLLTSLVCAEVLRGHRITAARPALDVARPLPGILDTAALRLRLTRR from the coding sequence ATGACCCAGTCCGCCGAGACCGGGACCGGAGCCGCCGGGCGCCGCCCCTCCGGAGCCCCCCGGGCCGCCGGGACCGGGTCCGCCGCCCGCCCGGCGCCCGCCCCGCTGCCCCCCGTCCGGGCGGGGCTGGCGGAGACCGTCCGCTTCGTCGCCACGCACACCCTGCCCGTGTTCGTCCGGGGCGTCGCCAACCCCCGTTTCGGGGTGATGTCCCTGTACTCCCGCGTCAACCAACCCGCCTGGTCCAACGCGACGCTGCGCGCCATGCGGGCCCGCCACCGCGGGGCGCCCGTCATGGTGCGGGCGCTGTCCGGCGAGATGCTGGTGCTGCTGGACCAGGCCGACGTCCGGCGGTTCTTCGAGGAGCCGGTGTCCACGCTCGCCATGGACGCGAAGGACAAGTACGACAGCCTCTCGGTGTTCGAGCCGACCGGCGTGATCTGCTCGCACGGCCCGGTGCGCGAGGACCGGCGGCGGGTCAACGACCGGGCGCTCGCCGCCGACCGGCCGGTGCACCCCTCCTGCGAGGAGTTCCGTACGGTCGTCGAGGAGGAGTGCCGGCGGCTGACCGAGCGGAGCGCCGTCGGGTTCCCGCTGTTCTGGAAGGCCATGACCCGCATCTCCCGGCGGGTGGTCCTCGGCGACCAGGCGGCCGAGGACCAGGAGCTGTCCGACCGGCTCGTGACCCTGCGCGGGCACGCCAACTGGATGGGCCGCAGGCGCCCGGAGGCGGCGAAGGCGCTCTACGCCGAGGTCGAGGACCGGATCGCGCGGTACGCCGCCTCCGCGCCCGCCCACACCCTGGCGGCCCGCGCGCTGAGCGAGCCCTCGCCGGACGGCACGGACCCGCTCGGGCAGACCCATCACTGGCTGCTCGGCGTGGACCTCGCCGCGCCGGTGGTGCTGCGCACCCTGTTCCTGCTGGCGCACCACCCCGCGGAGCAGGAGGCGGCGCACGCCGACGCGGCGGCCGGGACGGCGGGGCTGCCGCGGCTGCGGGCCTGCCTGGAGGAGTCGGTCCGGCTGTACCCGATCGTCCCGGACCTGGTACGGGTCACCCGTACCGAGACCGAGTGGCGCGGGGTGCGCTACCCGGCCGGGACCAACGTCCTCGTCCCGATGGGCTTCCACCAGCGCGATCCCGAACAGGTCGACGGCGGCAACCTCTTCGCACCCGGCCGCTGGCTGGTACCGGACGTGCACGGGGACACCCGGGTGGCCCCGTTCAGCCACGGCGGGGCACGCTGCCCGGGCGAGCACATCGCCCTGCTGCTGACCTCCCTGGTCTGCGCCGAGGTGCTGCGCGGCCACCGCATCACCGCGGCCCGCCCGGCCCTCGACGTGGCACGCCCGCTGCCGGGGATCCTCGACACGGCCGCCCTCCGCCTGCGCCTCACCCGCCGCTGA
- a CDS encoding peroxidase family protein — protein sequence MTETTPRTAEQTAPPTPPGARGRDGNTDGGPHPAPPSPSPSPEPYGPPGVLERLESAAFSLINRSYEWHELPAPIGLLNLAVLREDLRRHNLYDTFGAGGERDRRPTAQPAPYRSYDGSGYDPYDVDMGRVGTRLDRNAPLHMAFPDGEDLMAPSPREVSRQLLARRGFVPAPTLNLLAAAWIQFQNHGWANHGDNEEAEPFTVPLAADDDWEEQTGGCPMRVNRTRPDPVSHTTPGAPPTYENTVTHWWDGSQIYGSDEARCRSLRTGEHGHLILDDGRLPADPRPGMDCLDATGMNSDYWAGLSLLHTLFAKEHNSICDLVRSHHPTWDDERLFHTARLVNTALMAKIHTVEWTPGILDTPVLRQSMNANWHGLLPRWVTRRFGRIGGEALSGILGSRTDHHAAPFSMTEEFVSAYRLHPLIPDEITVRDHLRGGTRKVIGFDDMQGATTRSSVDAYGTSDLLYTFGVTHPGALVLHNHPDALRNLKRLSGEHVDLGTVDILRDRERGIPRYNAYRQMLRKRPVTSFEELTGGHPGDTPLLRELYDGRLDRVDTLVGNLAEPRPAGFGFSDTLFRIFILMASRRLKSDRFFTTDYRPEVYTPEGLRWIDRNSMVTVLLRHHPELGPALAGVTNAFAPWKEQA from the coding sequence ATGACCGAGACCACCCCCCGGACCGCCGAGCAGACCGCTCCCCCGACGCCCCCGGGGGCGCGGGGGCGGGACGGGAACACGGACGGCGGCCCGCACCCGGCGCCACCGTCCCCGTCCCCGTCCCCGGAGCCGTACGGGCCGCCCGGGGTTCTGGAACGGCTGGAGTCCGCCGCCTTCTCCCTGATCAACCGCAGCTACGAGTGGCACGAACTGCCCGCTCCGATCGGCTTGTTGAACCTGGCGGTGCTCCGCGAGGACCTGCGCCGGCACAACCTCTACGACACCTTCGGCGCGGGCGGCGAACGCGACCGGCGCCCCACCGCGCAGCCGGCGCCGTACCGCTCGTACGACGGCTCGGGCTACGACCCGTACGACGTGGACATGGGCCGGGTCGGCACCCGGCTGGACCGCAACGCGCCGCTGCACATGGCCTTCCCCGACGGGGAGGACCTGATGGCGCCCAGCCCCCGCGAGGTCAGCCGGCAGTTGCTGGCCCGGCGGGGATTCGTCCCGGCACCGACGCTGAACCTGCTGGCCGCGGCGTGGATCCAGTTCCAGAACCACGGCTGGGCCAACCACGGCGACAACGAGGAGGCGGAGCCGTTCACCGTCCCGCTCGCCGCGGACGACGACTGGGAGGAGCAGACCGGCGGCTGCCCGATGCGGGTGAACCGCACCCGTCCCGACCCGGTCTCCCACACCACCCCCGGCGCCCCGCCGACGTACGAGAACACGGTCACCCACTGGTGGGACGGTTCGCAGATCTACGGCTCGGACGAGGCCCGCTGCCGCTCGCTGCGCACCGGGGAGCACGGGCACCTGATCCTCGACGACGGCCGGCTGCCGGCCGATCCGCGGCCGGGCATGGACTGCCTGGACGCCACGGGCATGAACAGCGACTACTGGGCCGGGCTCTCGCTGCTGCACACGCTCTTCGCGAAGGAGCACAACTCCATCTGCGACCTGGTCCGTTCGCACCACCCCACCTGGGACGACGAGCGGCTCTTCCACACGGCCCGGCTGGTCAACACGGCCCTCATGGCGAAGATCCACACGGTCGAGTGGACTCCGGGGATCCTCGACACCCCGGTGCTGCGGCAGTCGATGAACGCCAACTGGCACGGCCTGCTGCCGCGTTGGGTGACGCGCCGGTTCGGCCGGATCGGCGGCGAGGCCCTGAGCGGCATCCTCGGTTCGCGGACCGACCACCACGCCGCGCCCTTCTCCATGACGGAGGAGTTCGTCTCGGCGTACCGGCTGCACCCCCTGATCCCCGACGAGATCACCGTCCGCGACCACCTGCGGGGCGGGACGCGGAAGGTCATCGGATTCGACGACATGCAGGGGGCCACGACCCGGAGCTCGGTCGACGCGTACGGGACGAGCGACCTGCTCTACACCTTCGGCGTCACCCACCCCGGCGCCCTGGTCCTGCACAACCACCCGGACGCGCTGCGCAACCTCAAGCGCCTGTCGGGCGAGCACGTCGACCTCGGGACCGTGGACATCCTGCGCGACCGCGAGCGCGGCATCCCGCGTTACAACGCCTACCGGCAGATGCTGCGCAAGCGGCCCGTCACCTCCTTCGAGGAGCTCACCGGCGGGCACCCGGGCGACACCCCGCTGCTGCGGGAGCTCTACGACGGCCGGCTCGACCGGGTCGACACCCTCGTCGGAAACCTCGCCGAACCCCGCCCGGCGGGCTTCGGGTTCAGCGACACCCTCTTCCGGATCTTCATCCTGATGGCCAGCCGGCGCCTGAAGAGCGACCGCTTCTTCACCACCGACTACCGGCCGGAGGTGTACACGCCGGAGGGGCTGCGCTGGATCGACCGGAACTCGATGGTCACGGTGCTGCTGCGGCACCACCCCGAACTGGGGCCCGCGCTGGCCGGGGTGACGAACGCCTTCGCGCCCTGGAAGGAGCAGGCGTGA
- a CDS encoding universal stress protein has protein sequence MSETIEPLIVVGVDGSAHSKEALRWAVGQARATGSRVHAVMSWQWNTNPFAVGIAEQAELVSAEEGARQRLADTVAEAVGASPGVPVFRRVEQGPPAQVLVEASREAELTVVGTRGYGGIKGALLGSVSQQVVQYAASTVVVVRDGQEAP, from the coding sequence GTGAGTGAGACCATCGAGCCCCTGATCGTCGTCGGCGTGGACGGTTCGGCCCATTCGAAGGAGGCCCTCCGCTGGGCGGTGGGCCAGGCGAGGGCCACCGGGAGCCGGGTGCACGCCGTCATGAGCTGGCAGTGGAACACCAACCCGTTCGCGGTGGGCATCGCGGAGCAGGCGGAACTGGTGTCCGCCGAGGAGGGGGCGCGGCAGCGGCTGGCGGACACCGTCGCCGAGGCGGTCGGCGCCTCGCCCGGCGTCCCGGTCTTCCGCCGGGTCGAACAGGGCCCGCCGGCCCAGGTCCTGGTGGAGGCCTCCCGGGAGGCGGAGCTGACGGTGGTCGGCACGCGCGGGTACGGCGGGATCAAGGGCGCCCTGCTGGGCTCGGTGAGCCAGCAGGTCGTCCAGTACGCCGCGAGCACGGTGGTCGTCGTCCGCGACGGACAGGAGGCCCCGTAG
- a CDS encoding serine/threonine dehydratase, which produces MEQQLDHAAVRAAARRVAGTIRPAAVVPAAEGVWYALEHLQHTGSFKARGAHNFLAAHREAGALPAAGVTIASGGNAGLACAWAARAHGVPATVFLPANAPRVKVERLRGYGADVRLVGDRYAEALAACREFAADSGALSSHAYDHPLVAAGAGTLLEEIRTALPGLDTVVVAVGGGGLFAGVATAARAHGVRVVAAEPEHCRALNAALEAGRPVDVPVASVAADSLGATRVSADALAAARAGNATSVLVPDEAITAARRALWEEHRLVVEAGAATALAALRTAEKPLGERVAVVLCGANTDPADL; this is translated from the coding sequence ATGGAACAGCAGCTCGACCACGCCGCCGTCCGCGCCGCCGCCCGCCGGGTGGCGGGGACGATCCGCCCCGCCGCCGTCGTGCCCGCCGCCGAAGGGGTCTGGTACGCCCTGGAGCACCTCCAGCACACCGGCTCCTTCAAGGCCCGCGGCGCCCACAACTTCCTCGCGGCCCACCGTGAGGCCGGCGCCCTGCCCGCCGCCGGCGTCACCATCGCCTCCGGCGGCAACGCCGGCCTCGCCTGTGCCTGGGCGGCCCGCGCGCACGGCGTCCCCGCCACCGTCTTCCTCCCCGCCAACGCGCCCCGCGTCAAGGTGGAACGCCTGCGCGGCTACGGCGCCGACGTACGGCTCGTGGGGGACCGCTACGCCGAAGCGCTGGCCGCCTGCCGGGAGTTCGCCGCCGACAGCGGAGCCCTGAGCAGCCACGCCTACGACCATCCCCTGGTGGCCGCCGGTGCCGGCACCCTGCTGGAGGAGATCCGGACCGCCCTGCCCGGCCTGGACACCGTCGTCGTCGCGGTCGGCGGCGGCGGTCTGTTCGCGGGCGTCGCCACCGCCGCCCGCGCCCACGGCGTACGGGTGGTCGCGGCCGAACCGGAGCACTGCCGCGCCCTGAACGCCGCCCTGGAGGCGGGCCGCCCCGTCGACGTCCCCGTGGCCTCCGTGGCCGCCGACTCCCTCGGCGCCACCCGGGTCTCCGCCGACGCCCTGGCCGCCGCCCGCGCCGGGAACGCCACCTCGGTCCTGGTCCCGGACGAGGCCATCACCGCCGCCCGCCGGGCCCTGTGGGAGGAGCACCGCCTCGTGGTCGAGGCCGGCGCCGCCACCGCCCTCGCGGCCCTGCGCACCGCGGAAAAGCCCCTGGGTGAACGCGTCGCCGTCGTCCTGTGCGGTGCCAACACCGACCCCGCCGACCTCTGA
- a CDS encoding TetR/AcrR family transcriptional regulator C-terminal domain-containing protein, translated as MPRRSTALDRATPEAIALTALRVLDEEGPGALSFRALADRLGVSHATVQRRCVDLAGLLDLCTEHLAAQLPEIPAGTDWAEATERRFGALYRLLTAHPGLLVLRGGRPWLGRQLLARLVEPALADSVAAGMSAAEAMTVYRRMYLLTLGSAAFVDHRDPGAVTAASRAALAALDPAEFPVLAGGLADVLPPLTDHEVYYGALRQLIEAARPAV; from the coding sequence ATGCCGAGGAGATCCACCGCCCTGGACCGGGCGACACCGGAGGCCATCGCCCTCACCGCCCTGCGCGTCCTCGACGAGGAAGGTCCCGGAGCCCTGAGCTTCCGCGCCCTCGCCGACCGGCTCGGCGTCTCCCACGCCACCGTCCAGCGCCGCTGCGTCGATCTCGCCGGTCTGCTCGACCTGTGCACCGAACACCTCGCCGCCCAGCTCCCCGAGATCCCCGCCGGCACGGACTGGGCCGAGGCCACCGAGCGGCGGTTCGGCGCGCTCTACCGGCTGCTCACCGCCCACCCCGGACTCCTCGTGCTGCGCGGCGGCCGGCCCTGGCTCGGCCGCCAGCTGCTGGCCCGCCTCGTCGAACCGGCCCTCGCCGACAGCGTCGCCGCCGGGATGAGCGCCGCCGAGGCCATGACCGTCTACCGCCGCATGTACCTGCTCACCCTGGGCAGCGCCGCCTTCGTCGACCACCGGGACCCGGGCGCCGTCACCGCCGCCTCCCGCGCCGCGCTCGCCGCGCTGGATCCGGCCGAGTTCCCGGTGCTGGCCGGCGGGCTGGCCGACGTACTGCCCCCGCTGACCGACCACGAGGTGTACTACGGCGCCCTGCGCCAGCTCATCGAGGCCGCCCGGCCCGCCGTCTGA